TTGTTAGGTGTTGCGCTTGTATCTGTTTTTCATCAGTTTTTGCCTTGGGCGCTTGCCTTCGCCGCTGGGGCTATGCTCTTTGTGGTAAGCGATGAGATAATACCGGAAAGCCACAGAAAAGGTTTTGAGAGACAAGCAACTTTCGGCCTTGTAGTAGGCTTTATCGTTATGATGCTGCTCGACTCGCTGTTCGCATGAAGGTAGGATTAAAATGAAAAAGTTTACACCAAAGGAACTCGCCAAATATGACGGCAAAAACGGAAAACCAGCTTATATAGCATACAAGGGAAAAGTTTACGACGTGTCAACCAGTTTTCTATGGAAGAACGGGAAACATCAAGCTCTCCACATAGCCGGTGTGGATTTGACAGAAGCATTGAAGCAAGCACCTCATGGCGAAGATGTTCTTAAAAGGTTCCCTGTTGTTGGAATTTTACGTAAAAAGCAAAAATGACGCCCAACCAATAGCTAATTGTCATTTTATATGCTGGTTGTTGTGCAAAATGCTTTTACATTTGGTTTCACGCTATTCTAACAGAGTTTGAGGTTAACCACGTCTTGAAAGAACAGCCTAGAAACGCTTTTGACCTTTTAGTCAAGCCTGTTCGCCGCTTGATTGAGCAGAGGGGATTCTCAAAACCAACAGAGCCGCAGGAAAAGATCATTCCGCTTATTCTTGAGGGGAAGACTGTCCTGCTTATTTCACCGACAGCTACTGGCAAGACTGAAGCCGCTTTTCTACCAGTTTTAAGCATGCTTTTACAGGAGCCTCAGCCTCCAGGTATAAAAGTGCTTTACATCACGCCTTTGAGGGCTTTAAACCGTGATATGCTGGAGCGCCTAGAATGGTGGTGCAACAACCTAGACATCAAGTTGGCAGTTAGGCATGGTGACACGGAGACACGTGAGCGTGCAAGACAGGCGCGAAGCCCACCGGATATTTTAATTACGACTCCAGAGACATTGCAAGCTATTTTAGTCGGTTGGGTTATGAGGAAGCACTTGCAGCACGTGCGTTGGGTGATAATTGACGAAGTACATGAAATGGCAGACAGTAAACGGGGAAGCCAGCTTGCCCTAAGCCTTGAAAGGCTACGCGCCATAGTCGGAAAAGACTTCCAAGTTATAGGGTTATCCGCTACCATTGGCAGCCCAGAGAAAGTTGCCCAGTTTCTTGTTGGAAACGGCCGTTCAGTGGAGATTGTGCGGGTTCCGGTTGCCAGAAAAATGCGTTTGAAAATCCTTTATCCAAAGCCTAAGCCTGAAGATTTTGAGCTAGCTGAAAGACTTTATACGCATCCCGAGGTCGCGGCTAGGCTCAGGGTTATCCGCGACTATATTAGCCGCCACCAGTCTGTGCTACTTTTCACGAATACTAGGGCTATTTCGGAGGTTTTGGCAAGCCGCTTTAAGGTTTGGGATATAGACTTCCCAGTCTCTATACATCATGGCTCTTTAGCTAAGCCCTCACGTATAGCCGCTGAAAAAGGCCTAAAAAATGGTGAACTCAAAGGACTAGTTTGCACAAGTAGCCTTGAACTTGGTATAGACGTGGGCCGCATAGACTTGGTCATTCAGTACATGAGCCCCCGCCAAGTTACAAGGCTAATACAGCGGGTTGGCAGAAGTGGCCACAGAATAGGCCACATAGCCCAAGGAGTAATCATCACCATGGATTCCGATGATACTTTGGAGGCGTTAGCTATAGCAAGACGCGCTTTGAAAGAGGATTTAGAGCCTGTTGATATTCCACCGAAGCCCTACGACGCTTTAGCGCACCAAATTGCAGGGCTTCTCCTAAAACAAAAGAGGCTGGAGTTTGGCGAGATCCTTGAAATGTTTAGGAAAGCCTATCCGTATATGGATTTAACCATGGAGGATATTGAAAAAATTTTACGGTATATGCATGACCGTTTTCCAAGACTGGCTTGGGTTTCCTTCGAGGATAAGGTCGCTTTAAAACCGCGGAGGACAAGGGCACTTTTTGAATACTATTTTGATAACTTGTCCATGATTCCAGAAGAGAAACAATATTTGGTGATTGATGAGACAGCAAACTCGGCTGTGGGCATTTTAGATGAGGCTTTCATGGCGGAATATGGTAAACCCGGAATAAAATTCATAATCCGCGGAAGCCCGTGGCGAATCATCCACATTTCAGGCGACAAGGTTTACGTCAAACCAGTAGACGACCCAACCGGGGCGATTCCAAGCTGGATAGGCGAAGAAATTCCTGTGCCTTTTGAGGTAGCTCAAGAAGTCGGCGCAATAAGAGGCTTTGTTGAAGAACAAATATGCAAGAGGGTTTCACCCGAAGAAGTTGCTGCTAAGCTTAGCGAACAGTATCCAGCCGACAAGGAAACCATTTTGGATGCTTTGGCTGAAACCGTTGAACAAGTTTCCGCTGGACTGCTTGTTCCAACAGATAAGCGAATAATAGTTGAGAGTTGGGAAGATTTCGTAATTGTTCATTCTCATTTTGGCTCTCTTGTTAATAGGGCTTTAGCCCAACTTATTGGGCAACTGCTCTCCGAAAGGATTGGTTATAGCGTTGTTGTTCAGCATGATCCATACCGCATATTCATACAAACCATGTGCGCAGCGAGCGCCGACCAAATAGTCGAGCTGATCAATGAAATGGCTTTTATGGAAGAACAAAATGTTAGAGATAGCCTAACAAGAGCCACGGTTAAGACCGGGCTTTTTAAGAGACGCTTGATTCATGTGGCGAGACGCTTTGGCGCGCTTGAAAAGTGGGCGGACTTTAGTAATGTAAGCCTCCAAAGACTTCTCAAAAGTTTCGAGGGAACCCCAATATTCGAAGAGGCCCTAAAAGAGGTTTTCCTCAAAGACTTGGATGTTAAAAGGCTTGTCCAAGTTTTGGAGAAAATACGCAAGGGCGAAATAACAGTAGAAAAAGTTGAAACCAGTGGCACAGCCACACCAGTCGCGCGGGTTGGCATTGAACGCGTAAGCATGAAAACAGATTTGATTCCACCCGAACGGATGCATGCCGTGCTTGTCGAGTCTGCTAAGGCAAGGTTATTGAACGAGACATGTGTATTCATCTGCACAAACTGTTGGAGCTACGCTGACATGATACGCATCAAAGACTTACCAGCGAAACCCAAATGTCCCAAGTGTGGATCTGAAGCTTTGGGGCTTCTGAAAGAGGAAGAGGAAAAAGTTTTGCCACTCATCGAGAAGAAAGGCGAAAAACTGACTAAAAGCGAAGAAAAATTACAAAGACAGGCTGTTCAAACCGCCCGCTTAATAGAAAAGTATGGAAAAGCAGCTGCGGTGGCCCTCTGTGCCAGAAAAGTTCAACCCCAAGACGTGAAAGAAGTTCTTGAAAAGAATACACGGCTTGATGATAAATTTTACGAGCTTGTCTTAGAAGCAGAACGCAAAGCCATAAGCAAAAGATTCTGGTGAAAATTCAAGAGACTTACAACAACTTTTAAATGGGAGACTACGTTAATCTGGGTGAGCAAAGTAGCTCTCTAGAAGTGTGGAGATAAGAATTTGGAGATAAGTCGAAGAAGACTCCGTGAAGAAGTCTTGAATAGGATCAAGTATGTGAAAAACTGTGTTTTGGCAAGGGAGCTTTGCCTACTAATTCGCACAAACAGAGCTGTCTTAGAACCTAAAGATGTGCAGGAAATCTGCCTCTACATTTCAGGCTTATGCAGGGAAGAGGGATGCGAAGAACCTAGCGAGCTTTGCCGCAAGGCAGCCGAAGCTGTTGGCTCCGGAGACGAGGAAAAATATTTAGAGCTGTGCGCCCAAAGCGCCATGAAATGCGGTGAGTCTAGAAGACCAACGCCAAAAAGGGAAACCTACGTGGCCTAGAATCAGAAAATTTTAAAAATTAGAAAAGAGACACTGCTAAATCCGGAAAAGGGAGGCTTCCCAAACTGTTCATAGCTCCTTACGTCCCAACACCCTTACCAGTCGTCCGTCACATGCTTATTCTGGCACAGCTAAAACCCGGAGAAGTATTCTTTGACCTAGGTGCTGGAGACGGTAGAACCGTTATAATGGCCGCAAAAGATTTTGGAGCAAGAGCTGTCGGTGTTGAACTCCGCGAAGATCTTGCTAAAAAAGCCTTAAGCAGCGTTTATGAAGAGGGCCTTCAAGACAGAGTAACCATAGTTAACGGCGACATGTTTAACGTTGACCTATCCTCAGCAGATGTTGTATTTCTGTATTTGACGACAAGCGCCAACGAGAAGATAAGGCCAAAACTCGAAGCTGAACTTAAATCCGGTGCTCGAGTAGTTTCTCACGACTATGAGATTGTAGGTTGGAAACCCCTCAAAGTTGAGAATTTCTGCGAAAACCCGAAACTGGGATATCCATCCCACACCATCTACCTATACAGAAAAGGTTGACAAAATCTTAGAAGCTTAAATTATCTGCGTGACTGGCAAAATAACTTTTAAATTCAGGCGTGTTTCCTTCAAAGATTGATACAAAAAGAGCATCGTGGGAGCCAATGCAGGAAATGTTGTTTGTTCCATGGCAGCATGTTGCAGACTGGAGATGTAACACGTGTGGTTTATGCTGCAAAGCCTACAGTGTAGTTCTAAACTTCCAAGAATGGCTAAACATAGTTAAAAACTTTGGAGTGGAAACGACAGCCACAGGCTTAAACAAGCTTTATTTGAGGCGGAAAAGCGACGGCTCATGCATATTTCTCTATAGACTTTCAAACATGCACTTGTGTGGGTTACAACATATGAAACCTATAGCATGTAAACTCTGGCCCTTTAAGATTCTAACATCTCCAAGATATGGATATGCAAGAGAAGCTGCCTATCCATATCTTGGCAAACTTCTTTACGTTTACGTGGACTCAACGTGTACTGGACTGCGGTACGGAAGGCCAACATGGGAGTTTGCAAACTATACAATCAAAGAGTTTATAGAAATTGCCATCGGAACCCGCAAAGAACAAAGCAAAAGCACAGCAAACATAAGCTTGGTCCAGCAACCACTCTCCTTGCGAAGAATCTTCTAAAAAAGCTTGCATGGCTTGCACATAATTTTGTTTTACACCCAACAGCTATTTAAATAGATTGTATTGGGAAGCGTTCATACTGCAACTCATACAGTTTTCTAAGCTTCTCAATAGTGTCTATTTCCTCAACCGTTTTGTCTATTCTAAACCGCACTATTTTCGGCACGCGCAATGCATAACCGCTCGTGTACTCATCTGTCTCTTGAATCTCTTGATACGTCACCTCCACAACCACCATTGGTTTCACGAATACACCCTCATCGTCTCCAACCGTTTTTGTCCTCTCGATGATTGTTGTGAGGCCCTCCATGGTTTGCTCCGGCAAGTTAGAGACTTTACCGATGGTGTAGAGTTTACGCTCTTTGGAGTCGCGCACCGCCAGCAGGAAAGACGAGTACAGGCCTGCACGTTTGCCCTTTCCATACAAGGCTTTCACGATTGTGCAGTCTATGGTGTCACGTTCAGGTTTTAGCTTTAGCCAAGTGTAGGTGCGTTGCCCAATCTCGTAGGGCGAATTCAAGTTTTTAACTACGATGCCCTCATAGCCCCTCTTTAGAGCCTCATCGTAAAAGCGCATCAACTCAACCTCGTTTTGGCATTCAAAACCTTCAGCCAAAAACTCCGGTGGAACAACTTCCAAAAGGTATTTGCGCCTCTCGGAAAGTGGCAACTCGATGAGCTCTTTCCCGTTTAAGAATAGAATATCAAAGGCTCCGTAAGTTACGCGAACCTTAGCCATTCTTTCGGCAAGCTCTTTAGATGTGAGTTCCCTTGGCACTGTTCTTTCAAGCATAGCCTGGAAGGGTAAAGGGTTGCCGTTCTGGTTCACGGCGAAAACTTCACCGTCTACAATACAGCTTTGAGCCTTGAATGTTTTGGCTATCTCTATAATTTCGGGAAGCGTCTGCGATTTCTCTACGCCGCGCCTTGAGAAAAGCCATATCTGAGTGCCCCACTTGTGCACTTGAAGACGACTTCCATCAATCTTGTACTCAGCCCTAACCGGGTAGACAACCCTATCCGGCTCGTAAAGGTGGGCCAGTTGAGGTTTAATGAACTGGCCTGGGCGAATCTTCACCTCTGCAAGTTTAAGCAGTCCTTCAGAAGCCAAACTTATACCTTCAGCTAAACCAACGATAGCGCAGGCGCTTTGAATAAGCTCCACTGGAACATTGTATGCCTTGGCTGCAGCTCGCATAACCGTGCTCGCGTGATAGCCAAGCTTCAAGTCGCCCAAAAGTAGCCTAACAATGTACTTTGCCTCTAAGGGCGTACTAATCCGCAAGAGACTAGAGACATAAAGCTCGCGTTCTTTAACGCCCTTTAATTTTGGCAGGAACCTAATAGCCTCATAGATCTCGTTGACGGAAAGGGAAGCTTCCATAGGCTTTTTAAGGAGATATGCAACCTCACCGTGTTCGCCATAATCTATCATGAGCTTTTTAACCTCGCTTAAGGGAGCACCTGTAGCAAGACTTATACTTCTCTCAACTAGTCCAGGACCAACTTTCAAGCTTTCTTCTGTTAGTATTCCAAGGGCAAAACGAGCCTTAACCTCGAGAGGTAAAGCAGGATCGTGGAAAAATTTGGATAGCTCTGTTTCTTTGCCTTTTTTTCCGCGGAGAACAGCCAAACGCTCGTAAACCTCAACAATTTTCGCGAAAGGCACATCCTTTTTGGGCTGCACACCATCCATGTAGAGGCGTATCAAATAGTAGGGTATGCCAGTCCGCCACTCGATCTGTTCAGGAGAAAAACCAGCTTCAATAAGCCTTAAAACAGCCTCTTTTGGAGAGCCATACGCCTCAATCAACTCTTTTATGGTCGGCGGCTTAACTATTGACATGGCTCTTGCCAGCTACCCAACTATTTTTCCTCTTCAGATGTTTTACTAAGCGGTTCAACAATCCTTAAGAAACCGTCTTTTGTTATGTCAACCCTTATTCTTCGACGTTCAAAATTGCACATTCTACAGTCCAAAACACGGACTATGCGGACAAAATCGCCTCTTTCAACGCCTAAATCTACTTGCTGGTCATACCAATAGACACGTCCGTAATCCACTATTATTGTTCCATCCAAATTGTGGGCTAAACCTATGCCCCCAGCCATGTCATAGCTATCCCAAACCTCGGAGCTTCGCTGGTTCACATACAAAGCGGTTATGCCATGCACTTGGTTATAGCGGGCCAACTCCATGACACGGTATTTGAGGGCGCCGCGATAAGATTCAAGCACCGTGACAGAGTCGATTATGGCTAATTCAATTTTCTCTTTTTCAGCTACATAGCGGTATGCTTCGGCGAAGGTGTTCCAGTCACGGAGCTCCGGATAAGCCACCGTATCCAAAACAAAAAGGTTTTGCCGTATTTTCTCCCAGTCCAGGCCTAAAATGTCGGCTTTTTGTTTAAGTCTAGACTGCAAATCAAAGCGGGGTGTAGCGCTTTTCCAAGTATCTTCAGCTGTCGCGTAAAGCACCCTTCTGCCAGAAGCTGCTACTCTTACGGCTATCTCCTCAACAAGAATTGATTTGCCGGCGCCGGGCAAACCTGTTATGGCAAATTGTCCACAAATAGGGATGCCGCCTAAACCTTTCCCCTCCGGCGTCAAAAACAGGTTATCTAGAAAAGTGCCTGTTGAAAAACCCAGCAAAGGCTTTTTTGCTTCAACAGCCTCATCTGGCCGGAGCACGAAAGCCTCAAGTTTCTCTTTTCCTTCGCGGATTTCTGCTGTCATGGGTTTTGTGGCAAGCTCCCACTCGTCTGCTGGCATTCTAGCGGTTTTCATAGCCTCGGCCAGTGTCTGCGCCATGGCCCTAACTAGACTTTCAATTTCAGGAGCCACAACAGCAGTTTCAGCTTTTGGAATAGGCCCTTCAACGGGTTTTATTGTCGGAGTTTCCATAGGTGTTTTCTCAATAAATTTAGGTTTCACCTCCTCCGTGAGCGCCCACAATTCACCCTTCCGTTCCACAATTCCCTTATTTTTCAAAGTTTGAAGAATCGCATAAGCTGAGTTCGGTCCATATTTTGGGATACCTAACCCTTCAGCAATTTCGCTTAGAGAAGCCCCAGCCTCCCGTGTTTTGAGAAATTCAACTACATCTTTTTCCTCCACCATAACTGTCCCAATTAAGTATCTGCGACCAAAAGTATAAAGATTCAGTTTATGCTATTTGGCCCTTGGCTTGTTGTTGACGTTTTTCTATCACAAGCCTCTCGCCGTCAATTCTCACAGTCACGTCCTCTCCAACTTTGAAAGGAAAGCTCGTATCCGATGAAACCTCTTTTGGTATGTAAATGAAAATTTTATGATACCTCTTACCTCTGTCTACAACCTTGCCTTTCCCTTCACCAGTCATAGGCGCCTACGCGCCCCATCATTCAATATAAAGTTTAATTGTGAATATAAAATTTTTAAGGGACTTCACGATGCCGCTTTAATTTCGAATTCGCAGTACGGATCACCCATGGCGATGCATTTCGTTTCCTTAACTTCCACGTCCTTTCCGAAAAATCGAGCAAATATTCCGGCAATTGCGCCTCTATAAAATTGGCTTTGCGGCTTTTCTTTTTTACTCAATTCACATTCATAACTCTGGTAAATCCGCAGTTTTGCGCGTCCCTTTTCCGTATCTATTTCCACCTTGTCGATCACGCCCCAACCGAGGGTCATGTTCATGGCTTTAGCAACTTCAATCACGTCTTCGAGCTTGTTTGATTTTACAATGTCCATATAATCATCAAAGATTTCGGCACCCATACTGAAGCCCTGATAATAAAGCATGGCTTCGCCAGCTGTTCCAAACTTTTCCCTTACGCCGTTGAAAAGGGCTTCATAAACACTTCTTCTAAAAACAACAGCCCTTTCACCAGCGGTGATTAATGGGAAGAAATAGTTGTCAAAGATTACACATTTTCCTTGAGGCTTTATTATTTTCACATTTTTGACAAAATCGTAGCTCTTCTTGAGAATCTCCAAAGTTTCCTCAGGGGTTACTTTTGCTCTTGAAAAATCTAGAAAGGATATAACGTTTACTGCTGGTTTGCCAGCATCCTCCATGGAAAACTGTATGTAACGGATTATTATGCCAAAACTCTCTGCCAACTCAGCCAATTTTCTAAGGTTCCCCTTCTCTACCCTTGATTCGATGGCGAAACCATAAATTTTCTGTTTTTCATCGAAAACCATAACCCTTCCGATGTTTAACGGTTTAAAAGTCTGCCTAGACGTTTCGTTACACC
The sequence above is drawn from the Candidatus Bathyarchaeota archaeon genome and encodes:
- a CDS encoding class I SAM-dependent methyltransferase codes for the protein MFIAPYVPTPLPVVRHMLILAQLKPGEVFFDLGAGDGRTVIMAAKDFGARAVGVELREDLAKKALSSVYEEGLQDRVTIVNGDMFNVDLSSADVVFLYLTTSANEKIRPKLEAELKSGARVVSHDYEIVGWKPLKVENFCENPKLGYPSHTIYLYRKG
- a CDS encoding DEAD/DEAH box helicase yields the protein MKEQPRNAFDLLVKPVRRLIEQRGFSKPTEPQEKIIPLILEGKTVLLISPTATGKTEAAFLPVLSMLLQEPQPPGIKVLYITPLRALNRDMLERLEWWCNNLDIKLAVRHGDTETRERARQARSPPDILITTPETLQAILVGWVMRKHLQHVRWVIIDEVHEMADSKRGSQLALSLERLRAIVGKDFQVIGLSATIGSPEKVAQFLVGNGRSVEIVRVPVARKMRLKILYPKPKPEDFELAERLYTHPEVAARLRVIRDYISRHQSVLLFTNTRAISEVLASRFKVWDIDFPVSIHHGSLAKPSRIAAEKGLKNGELKGLVCTSSLELGIDVGRIDLVIQYMSPRQVTRLIQRVGRSGHRIGHIAQGVIITMDSDDTLEALAIARRALKEDLEPVDIPPKPYDALAHQIAGLLLKQKRLEFGEILEMFRKAYPYMDLTMEDIEKILRYMHDRFPRLAWVSFEDKVALKPRRTRALFEYYFDNLSMIPEEKQYLVIDETANSAVGILDEAFMAEYGKPGIKFIIRGSPWRIIHISGDKVYVKPVDDPTGAIPSWIGEEIPVPFEVAQEVGAIRGFVEEQICKRVSPEEVAAKLSEQYPADKETILDALAETVEQVSAGLLVPTDKRIIVESWEDFVIVHSHFGSLVNRALAQLIGQLLSERIGYSVVVQHDPYRIFIQTMCAASADQIVELINEMAFMEEQNVRDSLTRATVKTGLFKRRLIHVARRFGALEKWADFSNVSLQRLLKSFEGTPIFEEALKEVFLKDLDVKRLVQVLEKIRKGEITVEKVETSGTATPVARVGIERVSMKTDLIPPERMHAVLVESAKARLLNETCVFICTNCWSYADMIRIKDLPAKPKCPKCGSEALGLLKEEEEKVLPLIEKKGEKLTKSEEKLQRQAVQTARLIEKYGKAAAVALCARKVQPQDVKEVLEKNTRLDDKFYELVLEAERKAISKRFW
- a CDS encoding YkgJ family cysteine cluster protein, whose translation is MQEMLFVPWQHVADWRCNTCGLCCKAYSVVLNFQEWLNIVKNFGVETTATGLNKLYLRRKSDGSCIFLYRLSNMHLCGLQHMKPIACKLWPFKILTSPRYGYAREAAYPYLGKLLYVYVDSTCTGLRYGRPTWEFANYTIKEFIEIAIGTRKEQSKSTANISLVQQPLSLRRIF
- a CDS encoding cytochrome B5, with the protein product MKKFTPKELAKYDGKNGKPAYIAYKGKVYDVSTSFLWKNGKHQALHIAGVDLTEALKQAPHGEDVLKRFPVVGILRKKQK
- a CDS encoding 4-vinyl reductase, with the protein product MVFDEKQKIYGFAIESRVEKGNLRKLAELAESFGIIIRYIQFSMEDAGKPAVNVISFLDFSRAKVTPEETLEILKKSYDFVKNVKIIKPQGKCVIFDNYFFPLITAGERAVVFRRSVYEALFNGVREKFGTAGEAMLYYQGFSMGAEIFDDYMDIVKSNKLEDVIEVAKAMNMTLGWGVIDKVEIDTEKGRAKLRIYQSYECELSKKEKPQSQFYRGAIAGIFARFFGKDVEVKETKCIAMGDPYCEFEIKAAS
- a CDS encoding ATP-dependent DNA ligase, with the protein product MSIVKPPTIKELIEAYGSPKEAVLRLIEAGFSPEQIEWRTGIPYYLIRLYMDGVQPKKDVPFAKIVEVYERLAVLRGKKGKETELSKFFHDPALPLEVKARFALGILTEESLKVGPGLVERSISLATGAPLSEVKKLMIDYGEHGEVAYLLKKPMEASLSVNEIYEAIRFLPKLKGVKERELYVSSLLRISTPLEAKYIVRLLLGDLKLGYHASTVMRAAAKAYNVPVELIQSACAIVGLAEGISLASEGLLKLAEVKIRPGQFIKPQLAHLYEPDRVVYPVRAEYKIDGSRLQVHKWGTQIWLFSRRGVEKSQTLPEIIEIAKTFKAQSCIVDGEVFAVNQNGNPLPFQAMLERTVPRELTSKELAERMAKVRVTYGAFDILFLNGKELIELPLSERRKYLLEVVPPEFLAEGFECQNEVELMRFYDEALKRGYEGIVVKNLNSPYEIGQRTYTWLKLKPERDTIDCTIVKALYGKGKRAGLYSSFLLAVRDSKERKLYTIGKVSNLPEQTMEGLTTIIERTKTVGDDEGVFVKPMVVVEVTYQEIQETDEYTSGYALRVPKIVRFRIDKTVEEIDTIEKLRKLYELQYERFPIQSI
- a CDS encoding helix-turn-helix domain-containing protein is translated as MVEEKDVVEFLKTREAGASLSEIAEGLGIPKYGPNSAYAILQTLKNKGIVERKGELWALTEEVKPKFIEKTPMETPTIKPVEGPIPKAETAVVAPEIESLVRAMAQTLAEAMKTARMPADEWELATKPMTAEIREGKEKLEAFVLRPDEAVEAKKPLLGFSTGTFLDNLFLTPEGKGLGGIPICGQFAITGLPGAGKSILVEEIAVRVAASGRRVLYATAEDTWKSATPRFDLQSRLKQKADILGLDWEKIRQNLFVLDTVAYPELRDWNTFAEAYRYVAEKEKIELAIIDSVTVLESYRGALKYRVMELARYNQVHGITALYVNQRSSEVWDSYDMAGGIGLAHNLDGTIIVDYGRVYWYDQQVDLGVERGDFVRIVRVLDCRMCNFERRRIRVDITKDGFLRIVEPLSKTSEEEK